TCGGGGCCGGCGGGCTCGGCTCGGCCGCGCTGCCGTACCTGGCGGCGGCAGGGGTCGGCCGGATCGGCGTGGTCGACGGCGACGCCGTCGAGCTGAAGAACATGCAGCGCCAGGTGCTGCACACGGACATCGGCCGCAACAAGGCCGAGTCGGGGGGCGAGCGGCTGCGGGCGCTGAACCCGGACGTCGCCGTCGAGGTGTTTCCGGAGTACCTGACCCCGGAGCGGGCGAGGGAACTGTTCGCGGGCTACGACCTGGTGCTGGACTGCACCGACACGTTCGGCGCGAAGTTCATGCTGTCCGATGCCGCCGAGGCGGTCGGTGCGCGCCTGGTGTGGGCGTCGGCCGTCGGCATGCAGGGCCAGTGCTCGGTCTTCGGTGTGCCCGACGCCGACGGCAACCGGCTCTACCTGCGCGACCTGATCCCCGACGAACCGGCCGACGGACACTATCCGAAGGCCACCGACATCGGGGTGCTCGGCGCCATGGTGGGCCAGGTCGGGGCGTTGGAGGCGGTCGAGGCCATCAAGCTCCTGGCGGGTTTCGGAACGCCCCTGGTGGGCCGGGTCGCGGTGCTGGACGCCAGGACCTCGCGCTGGTCTGAGCTGCCGCTGCGGAGGGCCCGCTGATGCGCACGGTCGAGGAACACCTCGCGCGGGTACTGACGCTCGCGTCCCGGCTGCCGGTCGAGGAGGCGTCGGTGTCGGACGGCATCGGCCGCGTGCTGGGCGCCGACCTGGTCGCCGTCGTCGACGTGCCGCCCTTCGACAACTCCGCCATGGACGGGTTCGCCGTCCGTGCCGCCGACCTGTCGCCCGGCGCGCGGCTGGCTGTCGTCGGCGACATCCCCGCCGGCGCAACGACCGTGCCGACGGTGGGCGAGGGACAGGCCGCCCGCATCATGACGGGGGCCCCGTTGCCGCCCGGCGCCGACGCCGTCGTACCTGTCGAGCAGACCGACCAGCCGACGGGTGACGTGGCGCTGCCCGCGACGGTGCTGGTCGCCGAGCCGGTGTCGCAGGGCCGGCACGTGCGCCGTCGGGGGGAAGACATCCGGGCCGGGGAGACCGGGCTGCCAGCGGGCCTGCGGTGGACCGCGGCGGCGGCCTCCGCGGCTGTGTCGCTCGGCCATGGGAGCGTGCCGCTGGTGCGCCGGCCGCGGGTGGCCGTGCTGTCGACGGGCTCCGAGCTCGTCCCCGCCGGGGAGCCGCTCGGCTTCGGCCGGATCCCCGACTCCAACTCTGTGCTCCTGGCAGGGCTCTGTCGCGGCTGGGGCGCCGAGGTGATCTCGGCGACCGCCGTCGACGACGACCCCGACCACTTCCGGGCCGCGCTCGCCGCCGCGCTGTCGGCCGACCTGGTGCTGACGTCCGGGGGAGTGTCGGTGGGTGCGTTCGAGGTGGTGCGGCAGGTGGTCGAGGGCGACGTCTCTTTCGACAAGGTGGCCATGCAGCCCGGCAAGCCGCAGGCCTCCGGGACGCTGACCGCACCGGACGGCCGCCGCGTGCCGATGCTCGGCCTGCCCGGAAACCCGGTGAGTGTGTTCGTGTCGGCCTGGGTCTACGCCCGGCCGCTCATCGCCCGCCTGGGCGGCTGGAGCGAGGCGTGGCCATCGGAGGGTCTGCCCGTGGTGGAGGGGTGGCGGGGGCCTGCCGGCCGCCGTCAGTTCACCCCGGTGCGGATCGGCGCCGAGGGCGTGTCGCCGGTGCACCGGCTGGGCTCGGGCTCGCACCTGGTGGTGTCGCTCGCGCTGGCGGACGGCTTGGCGGTGGTTCCGGAGGACGTGGAGTCGGTGGAACGGGGCGACGTCGTCGAGGTGCATCGGGTGACGGCTCGGTGATGGCAGGGGTCTGATCGAATGCTGGTCGATGGGTGCGGGGCGGGGCGTACGCCGGTCGGATCGAACGCCGGGCGGATCGAACGCCGGGCGGCGGACCGGTAAAAATCGGCCACTGGCCGATTGTGCGGGGCGGACCGGTCAAAATCGGCCACTGGTCGATTTGCGAGGGGGCCCAAGCAGTGCTTCTGCCGCTCCGTCGGGTGGGTAGTGGCCGCTAGTGCGGGGCGGACCGATCAGAATGGGCCACTGGCCGATTTTGCGAGGGGGCCCACGCAGTTCCCGCGGCTCCGTCGGGCGGGTAGTGGCCGATTGTGTGAGGTGGACCGGTCAGAATGGGCCACTGGTCGATTTTGCGAGGGGGCCAACACCGTTCCCGCCGCCCCGTCGGGTGAGTAGTCGCCGATTGTGTGAGGTGGACCGGTCAGAATGGGCCACTGGTCGATTTTTCGAGGGTGTCCACGCAGGTGTTTCCGCCCGCTCCGTCGGGACGTTGCGCTGCCCACCGTCGGGGGGCTGCCCGCCTTGTAGGCTCAGCCTCATGACGCGATTCACTCACCTGGACGACGCCGGCAACGCCCGGATGGTCGACGTCACCGCGAAGACACCGACGGTCCGTTCCGCCTCGGCCGTGGCGTCGGTGCGGTGCAGCACCCAGGTGGTCGAGGCGCTGCGGGAAGGAACGGTGCCGAAGGGTGACGTGCTCGCCGTGGCACGGATCGCAGGCATCGCGGCCGCGAAGAAGGTGCCCGACCTGCTGCCGCTGGCGCACGTGATCGGCGTGCACGGCGTCGTCGTCGACCTGGAGATCGTCGACGACGGCCTGGAGATCGCGGCCACCGTTCGTACGGCCGACCGCACCGGCGTCGAGATGGAGGCGCTGACGGCCGTGACCGTGGCGGCGCTCGCCGTGGTCGACATGATCAAGGGCGTCGACAGGCTGAGCGAGATCGTCTCGGCGAAGGTGGTCGCCAAGTCGGGCGGCCGCTCGGGCGACTGGGTCCGCGATCAGCACACCTAGGCCGGTGGGGTCACCGGTCCTTCAACTGGTCGTGGAGATTGACTCGGGCGACCAGCAGAGCCGATCCGAACAGACAATGCGCCCCGGAGACAACACAGAATGTCCGCCGTCTCGGCGACGGCGTCACTCGCTGGGCGGTCGGTTCAGGTCGTGGTCTGCGCCGTCAAGCTGATCGACGATGTGACCCAGCAGCGGGCCAAGCACCGCCAGCGCGTCACGCGCGCCGCCGCGTGAGCCCGGGGCGTTGAAGACGAAGGCGCGTCTCCCGTCCGCGTCGATGACGCCCGCGACGCCGCGCGACAGGCTCGACAGCGGGGTCTTCACCAGCCCGGCCGCGCGCACGGCCTCCGCGATCCCCGGCACTTCGAAGGCCAGCAGCGGGTGCGTCGCCTCCACCGTCACATCCCGCGGGCCGACGCCGGTGCCGCCGGTGGTCAGCACAACGCGGGCCCCGCCCTCCACGGCCGCCTCGACGGCGGCGGCGATCAGGCCCGCCTCATCCGGCAGGATCACGGGGGCGGAGACCTCGAAGCCGAGTGCGGCCAGCCCGTCGCGCAGGATCGGGCCCGAGCGGTCCTCGTAGACGTCGGCTGCGGCACGGTCGGAGCAGGTGATCACACACGCGCGGTGGGGCATGGGCACAGCCTATCGGGACGGAACCGCCGGGCCGCCATTGCCCCGAACCCACTGGAGAAACCGCAGATGCGGCTGATATGGTTCGGTCATGACGCAGATACGGATCCCCGTGGCGGCCGACCTGCTCGGCGTGAGCGACGACACCATGCGCCGCTGGGTCGACGGTGGACGCCTCGCAGGCAGTCTCGACGACGCTGGCAGGCACTGCGTCGACGGTGCCGAGCTGGCCGCCCTGGCGAAGGAGATCGCGGACGGCGACTCGCTGGGGGAGGGCAACCGCTCCGCGCGCAACCACCTGACCGGGCTGGTCACGCGCGTCGTCTCGGACGCCGTCATGAGCCAGGTCGAGCTCCAGTGCGGCCGGTTCCGGATCGTGTCGCTCATCTCCACCGAGGCGGTCCACGAACTCGGCCTCGAGGTCGGGGTCGTCGCCACCGCCGTCATCAAGGCCACCAACGTCACCGTCGAGAGGCACCGCGCATGAGGCGCACTGCACTGCTGGCACTCGCCGTGCCCCTGACGCTGCTCGCCGCCTGCACGGGAACCCCGCCGGAGGTCATCCCGACCCCAGCGCCCGTCCCGTCGGCGTCCTCGGCCACCCCCGGCGGCCCGGCGACCGACACGGCCGAGGCGATCGTCTTCGCGGCCGCCTCTCTCAGCACGGTGTTCCCCGACATCGCCGAGGCCCGTTACTCCTTCGACGGCTCCTCCGGGCTCGTCGACCAGCTCGAGGGAGGCGCCCCCGCCGACGTGTTCGCCTCGGCGGACAGGAAGAACATGGACAGGGCCGTCGAGGCCGGTCTCATCGACGGCGACCCCGTGATGTTCGCCACCAACTACCTCGTGCTCGTCACGCCCGCTGACAACCCGGCAGGGATCACGGGCTTCGACGGTTCCCTGGAGGGGACCAAGCTCGTGGTCTGCGCCCCGGACGTCCCGTGCGGGGCCGCCACAGTCAAGGTCGCCGACGCGAACGGGCTGACGCTGACCCCTGTCTCCGAGGAGACGAAGGTGACCGATGTCCTCGGCAAGGTCACCGCAGGCGAGGCAGACGCGGGACTCGTCTACGCGACCGATGCCGCCGGTGCCGGCGCCGCCGTCCTTGTCTTCGACGTTCCCGGTGCGGCGGACGACCCCAACACGTACTGGGTCGGCAAGGTCGCAGGCTCCAGGAACGCCGGGCAGGCCGACGCGTTCGTCGCGGCCGTCACCGGGACGGAGGGCCGGGCCCGCCTCGCCGGGTTCGGGTTCGGCGCCCCGAGGTGACCCGGTACCCGCGCTGGGCGCTGGCGCCGACCGGCGTGGCCCTTGCCCTGCTGGGGGTCCCGCTGCTCGGGTTGGTGCTGCGGGCGAACTGGGCCGAGCTCCCCGCGCTCTTGGCCAGCGACCGGGCCGTCGACGCGCTGAGGCTCAGCCTGGTCACGTGCCTGATCTCCACGGTTCTCGTCCTGCTCCTCGGAGTGCCGACGGCGTTGGTGCTGGCCCGCTCGCGGGGGCGCTGGGCCACTGCCGCGCGCACGCTCGTGACGGTGCCGATGGTGCTCCCGCCCGTGGTCGCGGGCCTCGCGCTGCTGACGACGCTCGGGCGCCGCGGCCTGATCGGCAGCCACCTCGCCACGCTCGGGATCGAGATCGGTTTCACCACCGCCGCCGTCGTGATCGCGCAGACGTTCGTCTCGCTGCCGTTCCTCGTCATCTCGCTCGAGGGGGCGTTGCGCTCTGCCGGGACCGACTACGAGGCGGCCGCAGGGTTCCTCGGCGCCGGCCCGTCGCGGGTGTTCTGGCGGGTGACGCTCCCGATGGCCGCGCCGGCCCTCGCGTCCGGCACGGCGCTCGCCTTCGCCCGCGCCCTCGGCGAGTTCGGTGCCACCCTGACCTTCGCCGGATCCCTGCAGGGCACCACGCGGACGCTTCCCCTGGAGATCTACCTCCTGCGCGAGACGGACAGCGATCTCGCGATGGCGCTCTCCGTCGTCCTGCTCGCGGTGGCCGGCCTGGTCGTCTGGCTCGCCACCCGTCTCCACGCCTGGGGGACCCATGCCTGAGCTCAGTGGCCCGGCCGTCCGCCTCGACGCCCGGGTCGACGCCCGCGACGTGGAACTGGCCCTGACGGTGAGGGAGGGCGAGCTCCTCGCCGTCGTCGGGCCGAACGGGTCGGGCAAGTCGACGTGCATCCAGCTTCTCGCCGGGGCGCTGCGGCCCGACTCCGGAACCGTGACACTCGGCGGGGTGGTTGCTGCCGGGCCCGGCGTCTTCCTGCCGCCACACCGCCGCCGGATCGGCTACCTGGAGCAGCGGCCTCTGCTCTTCCCGCACCTTGGCGTTGTCGACAACGTGGCCTTCGGCCCCCGCTCGCGGGGCCTCCCAGCCGCCGCCGCGCGGCGCAGGGCGGGGGTGGAGCTGGAGGCAGTCGGCCTGGCCGGGTTCGGCGGCCGCCGCGTCCACGAGCTCTCCGGCGGGCAGGCGCAGCGGGTCGCGATCGCCCGCGCCCTCGCGATCGATCCGGACCTCGTCCTGCTCGACGAGCCCTTCGCTGCGCTCGATGCCGCCGCCACGCCCGAGCTGCGACGGCTGCTGCGCGAACGGCTGCGCGGCCTCACCACGGTGCTCGTCACCCACGATCCGCTCGACGTCCTCGCCCTGGCTGACGGTGTCGCCCACCTCGCCGCCGGGCGCGTGGTGCTGCGCGACGGGGTCGACGCCGTCTTCCAGTGGCCGCAGACCCGCTTCCTGGCGGACTTCGTGGGGTTGAACCTTCTCCATGGAACGGCGGAGGGTGCCTCCGCCGTCCGGCTCCCGTCCGGGGGCGTGGTGGCAGGGCTCGCCGAGGTCGACCTGCGCGGCGGCGGAGCCAGGGCCGTGTTCCCGCCGGGGGCCGTCTCGCTCTTCCGCGACGCCCCGCACGGGAGCCCGCGCAACGAGCTGCCCGCCGTCGTCACCGGGGTCGAGGACCGCGGCCTCGTGCAGCGCGTCAGCCTCGACGTCGCCGGGCAGCGGATCCACGCCGACGTCACGCCGTCGGCGTTACGGGAGCTGTCCCTCGGGAACGGCGACGCGGTCGTCGCGGTGGTGAAGGCGACCCAGGTGACGCTCCACCCGGCCTCCTGACCCCTCCTAGACTGGCGGGGCAGACCACGGAGAAGGAGTCGTCATGCTCAAGTTCATCGCCCGGCTGGCCATCAGCTCGGTGCTCATCTACGGCGGGCAGGCCGCGGCCAGGGAACCCGGGGCCGAGGCGTCGCCGTGCAGAAGCTGAGCGCCAAGGCCGGCATCACGCTGGACGACAAGGAGGCCGCCACCGTCGTCAAGCTCAACGGGGCGGCGATGGTGGGGGCGGGCGCGACGTTCGCGCTGGGGATCCTGCCGCGGCTCTCCGCGGTGGCGCTCATCGCGTCGCTGGTGCCGACGACGGTGGCCGGACACGCGTTCTGGGAGCAGGAGGATCCGGCGGCGCGGGCGAACCACCAGATCCATTTCCTGAAGAACCTCGGCGTCGTCGGCGGGCTGCTGATGTTCCTGGCCCAGGGTCCGCAGCCCAAGGCCGCGAAGCCGTCCAGGGTCAGGAAGGCTCGCTGACGGCGCCGTCGAGCAGCCGCACGACCCGGTCGGCCCGCGCGATCAGCAGCGGGTCGTGGGTCGAGACGACAGACGCCAGGCCCCGCTCGTGGGTCAGTTCGACGATCAGGTCCATGATCGTGGCGGCCGTGTCGGAGTCGAGTTGGCCCGTCGGTTCGTCGGCGATCAGGACCAGCACGGAGACGGGAACGACCCCGAAGGCATCGCCGCTGGCTGACTGGCGCGCCGCCTGCTCCGCCGTCGGGCCCAGATCGCCGGTGACGAGGAGGCCGCGGCCCGTCAGGTCGGCGACCTCGGCCGCCTGTGCGGCCGTCCCGGCGCGTTCGGCGAGCCCCCCGTTACTGCTGCGGTGTGATCGAGGCGACCTCCGGTAGGGCGACCCACCGGATGAACGGTGACGAGGTGGCCTCGACGATGCTCCGGTCGACGACGAGGGGCCCGCTGCTGGAACCGTCAGTCCCCGCCGTCACGAGCGGGTCGCCGAGCCAGAGGGGCGCGGCCGGGTCCTTGGCGCGCCACAGCGCCGACACCGTCACGGCGCGGTCGCCGACCGGCACTTCGGAGCCGGAAACGAGGCCGAGCCGGGCCGCCGCGTCGGCCTGGAGCGCGGCCTCCCCGGGGCCGGAAGGCCAGGCGCCCTCGACCAGCTCCAGGAACTCGGGGGAGTACCGCTCGCCGGAGTAGAGGACGACCCGGCCTCCGTCCAGGCGCACGGGCTCGGAGAGGACGGTGGTCCAGGTGGTGACGGCGACAGGGCTGAACGCGTCGGCAAGGGCCTGCCGGAGCAGGTCGTCCTGCTGGCCGCCGTCGTCGGCGAGGCGGGTCTGGAACTGGAGCCCCGCATCACCCGAGTCCGGGTTGGTGAAGGCCGCCTGAGCGGTGCGGGTGGCGAGGAGGTCTGCGTTGCCGAGTGAGCCTGCGAGGATGGCGGTGGTCAGCGCGACAACGGCCAGCAGGACGAGGGCAAGGGCCCGGCTGGCGACGAGATGCCGCGTTGCCCACCTCGTCCACGTAGTCATGGCCCCCCCATGCTACTAGGCGGCGCGGCGGCGCAGCAACAGCCACACCCCGGCTGCCGCCAGGACGACTACGCCCGCTCCGATGCCCACGGCGCCCCAGATCCCCTCAGAGCTTTCGGAGGGCGCCTCCTCGGCCGCAGCATCGCCTGGTTCTGGTGCCTCCCCGGTCTCCATCGCATCAGTTCCGCCAACGACCCCGCGGATCCACTCAACTTGGTCGGCCACCGGCGCCACTGCGACGGCAGCATTGGAGGTCATTTCCTCCTCGGTCGGGTTGTCCGGGTCTTCGAATAGGCCGGCGGACATGATGGCGGCGACCTTGCCGTCGGCAAAGATCGCGCCTCCTGAATCGCCCGGCTGAATGCGTGCGCCGTCCTTCAGCGCGACCTCGAGGGCCGTGGGTGCCTCGTACAGTGCGAGCGGCGACTCCCCGCGGATCTCGGCCTGGGCAGAGGGCAGTTTGGTGGAGCCACCCGAACCGTCGGAGGACCAGCCATAGATATTCACATCCCCGGTGGGCACCTCATCTGCCACCTCGGCGAATTTCTCCAGGACCATCTCCTGCTCGGTGTGCAGCAGGGCGATATCCCCCGAGGGGCGATCTCGTGGCGATCGACCTGGTATACCTTTTGCTGATCGCCCTGGCCGATGCGCACGGAGCCCCCTGGCTTGGCCGCAGCGTCGACACAGTGGCGGGCGGTGATTACCCAGTGGGGATCAATTGCGGTTCCGGTGCACACTCCGTCATCCGGGTCGGAATCATCGACACGCACGGAGACGACCGGCTTGGCCTCCTCGGTCTCCTCCGCGAAGGTTGTGCTCTGCAGTGCAGCAGCAGGCGCGGCGCCGAGCGCTCCTGCTGCGATCACTCCGGCGACGACGCTAACTACGAATTTTTTCATTTTTTTCCTTTCCAACGACCGCGGTGATGCGGCGAAGCAGAGTTTCGATAGGGCCACGCGTAAAGATCGCGAGCCAGACATAAGAGATGACGATGGCGCCGGCTAGGCTGACCCAGATGCCGAACCATTTCGGCGCGAGCCAATCGGCCGTGAGCACGTGGATGCAGTACACGGTCAGTGGCATGCGACCTAGTGGCGCAAGCCAGCCGATCCAGCGTCGCAGCAGGCAGCACAGCGAGCAGACACCCACCGACGTGCCGATGCTGCCCATGACATCACCAAGCCCTCCGGTGTGGCCGTTGGCGTCAAAGAACTCAGGCAGCAGGACGTACCAGCGCAGCGCGAGATTCGCGACGAACAGCACCGTCCCGACGACGAAGCCGACAATGAGGCGCCTCGGGGCGATCATGTGCCTTTGGAACAGTATCCCGGTGACCATCAGCGTCGCCCACATCACTGGCGAGTAGGGCCAGAACGCGGCAATCAGCACCACTGAGCCGGAGGACAGCACCGCTGAGCCGAAGGCCAGAACACAGGCCAGCCACAGGAGTACGGGCGAGCTCCAGCGCGGCGCCCAGGCGAGCAACGCCATGCACAGTCCGATGGTGCCGAGTACTACAAACACTTGCCCGGTGAATGGGGCGAGAGCGAAATGCATGCCGATCAGGCACAGCCCGCGCACGATGAACTGGGCGGGGCGCGCCCGCATGTAGCCCATCGACACTCCGGAGATGAATGCGAAGAGCGCGGCTGGGAAGCCGTAAAACACCTGCACGGCCAGGCCGTCGAGGAAGGTCAGGTGCGCGACCATCATGCCGACCAGCGCCACGGCCCGCGCAACGTCGATACCAACGTTTCGGTCAACGTCGATACCAACGTTTCGGTTCT
The DNA window shown above is from Tessaracoccus defluvii and carries:
- a CDS encoding molybdopterin molybdotransferase MoeA produces the protein MRTVEEHLARVLTLASRLPVEEASVSDGIGRVLGADLVAVVDVPPFDNSAMDGFAVRAADLSPGARLAVVGDIPAGATTVPTVGEGQAARIMTGAPLPPGADAVVPVEQTDQPTGDVALPATVLVAEPVSQGRHVRRRGEDIRAGETGLPAGLRWTAAAASAAVSLGHGSVPLVRRPRVAVLSTGSELVPAGEPLGFGRIPDSNSVLLAGLCRGWGAEVISATAVDDDPDHFRAALAAALSADLVLTSGGVSVGAFEVVRQVVEGDVSFDKVAMQPGKPQASGTLTAPDGRRVPMLGLPGNPVSVFVSAWVYARPLIARLGGWSEAWPSEGLPVVEGWRGPAGRRQFTPVRIGAEGVSPVHRLGSGSHLVVSLALADGLAVVPEDVESVERGDVVEVHRVTAR
- a CDS encoding P-loop NTPase family protein, producing the protein MLVLIADEPTGQLDSDTAATIMDLIVELTHERGLASVVSTHDPLLIARADRVVRLLDGAVSEPS
- a CDS encoding MogA/MoaB family molybdenum cofactor biosynthesis protein; this translates as MPHRACVITCSDRAAADVYEDRSGPILRDGLAALGFEVSAPVILPDEAGLIAAAVEAAVEGGARVVLTTGGTGVGPRDVTVEATHPLLAFEVPGIAEAVRAAGLVKTPLSSLSRGVAGVIDADGRRAFVFNAPGSRGGARDALAVLGPLLGHIVDQLDGADHDLNRPPSE
- a CDS encoding DoxX family protein, producing MQKLSAKAGITLDDKEAATVVKLNGAAMVGAGATFALGILPRLSAVALIASLVPTTVAGHAFWEQEDPAARANHQIHFLKNLGVVGGLLMFLAQGPQPKAAKPSRVRKAR
- a CDS encoding TOBE domain-containing protein, which produces MTQIRIPVAADLLGVSDDTMRRWVDGGRLAGSLDDAGRHCVDGAELAALAKEIADGDSLGEGNRSARNHLTGLVTRVVSDAVMSQVELQCGRFRIVSLISTEAVHELGLEVGVVATAVIKATNVTVERHRA
- the moaC gene encoding cyclic pyranopterin monophosphate synthase MoaC; translated protein: MTRFTHLDDAGNARMVDVTAKTPTVRSASAVASVRCSTQVVEALREGTVPKGDVLAVARIAGIAAAKKVPDLLPLAHVIGVHGVVVDLEIVDDGLEIAATVRTADRTGVEMEALTAVTVAALAVVDMIKGVDRLSEIVSAKVVAKSGGRSGDWVRDQHT
- a CDS encoding ABC transporter ATP-binding protein — its product is MPELSGPAVRLDARVDARDVELALTVREGELLAVVGPNGSGKSTCIQLLAGALRPDSGTVTLGGVVAAGPGVFLPPHRRRIGYLEQRPLLFPHLGVVDNVAFGPRSRGLPAAAARRRAGVELEAVGLAGFGGRRVHELSGGQAQRVAIARALAIDPDLVLLDEPFAALDAAATPELRRLLRERLRGLTTVLVTHDPLDVLALADGVAHLAAGRVVLRDGVDAVFQWPQTRFLADFVGLNLLHGTAEGASAVRLPSGGVVAGLAEVDLRGGGARAVFPPGAVSLFRDAPHGSPRNELPAVVTGVEDRGLVQRVSLDVAGQRIHADVTPSALRELSLGNGDAVVAVVKATQVTLHPAS
- a CDS encoding trypsin-like serine protease, with the translated sequence MSGSRSLRVALSKLCFAASPRSLERKKMKKFVVSVVAGVIAAGALGAAPAAALQSTTFAEETEEAKPVVSVRVDDSDPDDGVCTGTAIDPHWVITARHCVDAAAKPGGSVRIGQGDQQKVYQVDRHEIAPRGISPCCTPSRRWSWRNSPRWQMRCPPGM
- a CDS encoding ABC transporter permease, whose product is MTRYPRWALAPTGVALALLGVPLLGLVLRANWAELPALLASDRAVDALRLSLVTCLISTVLVLLLGVPTALVLARSRGRWATAARTLVTVPMVLPPVVAGLALLTTLGRRGLIGSHLATLGIEIGFTTAAVVIAQTFVSLPFLVISLEGALRSAGTDYEAAAGFLGAGPSRVFWRVTLPMAAPALASGTALAFARALGEFGATLTFAGSLQGTTRTLPLEIYLLRETDSDLAMALSVVLLAVAGLVVWLATRLHAWGTHA
- a CDS encoding DUF418 domain-containing protein — encoded protein: MQNRNVGIDVDRNVGIDVARAVALVGMMVAHLTFLDGLAVQVFYGFPAALFAFISGVSMGYMRARPAQFIVRGLCLIGMHFALAPFTGQVFVVLGTIGLCMALLAWAPRWSSPVLLWLACVLAFGSAVLSSGSVVLIAAFWPYSPVMWATLMVTGILFQRHMIAPRRLIVGFVVGTVLFVANLALRWYVLLPEFFDANGHTGGLGDVMGSIGTSVGVCSLCCLLRRWIGWLAPLGRMPLTVYCIHVLTADWLAPKWFGIWVSLAGAIVISYVWLAIFTRGPIETLLRRITAVVGKEKNEKIRS
- the modA gene encoding molybdate ABC transporter substrate-binding protein, which gives rise to MRRTALLALAVPLTLLAACTGTPPEVIPTPAPVPSASSATPGGPATDTAEAIVFAAASLSTVFPDIAEARYSFDGSSGLVDQLEGGAPADVFASADRKNMDRAVEAGLIDGDPVMFATNYLVLVTPADNPAGITGFDGSLEGTKLVVCAPDVPCGAATVKVADANGLTLTPVSEETKVTDVLGKVTAGEADAGLVYATDAAGAGAAVLVFDVPGAADDPNTYWVGKVAGSRNAGQADAFVAAVTGTEGRARLAGFGFGAPR
- a CDS encoding HesA/MoeB/ThiF family protein, yielding MVAVPVTGLSAEQRERYVRNLDIVGMGEAGQLRLLASSVLVIGAGGLGSAALPYLAAAGVGRIGVVDGDAVELKNMQRQVLHTDIGRNKAESGGERLRALNPDVAVEVFPEYLTPERARELFAGYDLVLDCTDTFGAKFMLSDAAEAVGARLVWASAVGMQGQCSVFGVPDADGNRLYLRDLIPDEPADGHYPKATDIGVLGAMVGQVGALEAVEAIKLLAGFGTPLVGRVAVLDARTSRWSELPLRRAR